A segment of the Armatimonadota bacterium genome:
AGGCGACCTTCAGAAGACGATCTCCTTTACTGTCATGGGTGGGGTTGACACCGACTGTACCGGCGCGACGGCCGGCTCGATCGTCGGCGCGATCCTCGGGGCGAGGAAGCTCCCGAAGAAGTGGGTAGGACCGTTCGGCGATGGTCTCAGCACCTACATCCGCGGTCATGAGAAGCAGAGCATCTCGGATCTGGCCAGAAGATGCTGTGCGGTCGCTAAGCAGGTTCGGAGCAAGTTCGCGTAGACGGAGGAGAGATATGTCAGCAGAGAGAGCATCACGGATTGCGGTGGATCACTTCAGCAAGGGGTTCAACTGCGCAGAGTCGGCACTGCTGGGACTGACTGAGGCGCTGGGTATCGAGTCGGAGTGCGTGCCGAGGATCGCCACGCCGTTTGGCGGAGGCATGGGCCGGTACGGCGAGGTCTGCGGGGCGATCACCGGTGCGCTGATGGCGATCGGGCTCAAACTCGGTCGTCAAGGCGGCGATGACACGGCCGCGAGGGACAGGGTCTATCCCAAAGTCGTACGCCTCATGCGGGCCTGCGAGATCGAGTTCGGTGCCGTCGAGTGCCGGGTTCTAACCGGATGCGATATGCTCACCGCCGAGGGGCGGGAACGCTTCCAGCGGGAGAAGATGCACACCGACTTGTGCGCGAAGCTCGTCGTCTTCGCAGCCGAAGAGGCCTACCGGATCAGCACGGAATAGCAGATGACCTACGAAGAAGCGCTCGCATACATGGACTGGCTGACGCAGCTCGGCTGGCAGCCGGGTCTGGAGCGGTTCGCCGAGTTCTGCAAGCGGCTCGGCAATCCCCAGGACGGGTTCCGTTCGATCCACGTCGCTGGTACCAATGGTAAGGGCTCGACGACCGCCATGATCGCGGGTATCCTCCGGCATGCCGGTTACAGGACCGGCATGTACGTCTCGCCCTACGTCTACGACATCCGCGAGCGTGTGCAGATCAACGACCGCATGATCCCTGAGGAGGACTTCACCCGACTGGTCGAGTTCATGATCCCCTATGCCGAGGAGCTTGGCGGCACGGAGTTCGGGCATCCGACCGAGTTCGAGGTCAAGACCGCCCTCGGATTCCTCTACTTCGCCGAGCAGAACGTTGATTTCGCCGTGCTGGAGGTCGGGCTCGGCGGCCGTCTCGATGCCACCAACATCGTTACTCCCGTCGTCAGCGTCATCACCAGCATCGGTCTCGACCACACGGATCGGCTCGGCACCACGATCCCCGAGATCGCCTTTGAGAAAGCCGGGATCGTGAAGCAACGTGGGCACCTGGTCACCGCTGTCACCGATCCCGCCGCGTTTGGCGTCATTCGGAGTATCTGCCTCGATCGGGACTCGGTTCTATGGCAGGTTGC
Coding sequences within it:
- a CDS encoding C_GCAxxG_C_C family protein, producing the protein MSAERASRIAVDHFSKGFNCAESALLGLTEALGIESECVPRIATPFGGGMGRYGEVCGAITGALMAIGLKLGRQGGDDTAARDRVYPKVVRLMRACEIEFGAVECRVLTGCDMLTAEGRERFQREKMHTDLCAKLVVFAAEEAYRISTE